Proteins from one bacterium genomic window:
- a CDS encoding HD domain-containing phosphohydrolase, which translates to YPDRLSGAQLPLTLRIHRVVEAYVAMRSDRPFRPALNSQQARNELMEYAGVQFDSDVVERFLALLQEQPALDDLCSHRLFSSNSAEE; encoded by the coding sequence TACCCGGACAGGCTCAGCGGCGCACAGCTGCCGCTTACGTTGCGCATCCATCGCGTTGTCGAAGCCTACGTTGCGATGCGGTCTGACCGGCCTTTTAGACCTGCACTTAACTCCCAGCAAGCACGAAACGAATTGATGGAATACGCGGGCGTTCAGTTTGACTCTGATGTGGTTGAGAGGTTTCTCGCTCTGCTGCAAGAACAGCCCGCTCTTGATGATCTATGTTCACACAGGTTGTTTAGTAGCAACAGTGCTGAGGAGTAG